A stretch of the Streptomyces sp. NBC_00078 genome encodes the following:
- a CDS encoding WhiB family transcriptional regulator, whose translation MDYWRDRATCRYEDPELFFPIGTSGPALMQTQQAKAVCARCPVREQCLEWALDHGEILGVWGGTGETERRALQRRRRAAARRGSA comes from the coding sequence ATGGACTACTGGCGAGACCGGGCCACGTGCCGCTACGAGGACCCCGAGCTGTTCTTCCCGATCGGCACCTCAGGCCCCGCGTTGATGCAGACGCAACAGGCCAAGGCGGTGTGCGCACGCTGCCCGGTGCGGGAACAGTGCCTGGAATGGGCGCTGGACCACGGGGAGATCCTGGGTGTGTGGGGCGGCACCGGCGAGACGGAACGGCGCGCCCTGCAGCGCCGGCGGCGCGCCGCGGCCCGCCGGGGCAGCGCCTAG